TAAAGTTGTTTTTAAGTGCACTAATCATTGAAAATGACAGAAACAAAAATAGCCTTTCTATATAAAATAGCGTCTTCCTTACCATCAAATATATCCAACAATCTTCAAAATGTGTTGAAAAGTTATTATTTGTATGTAACAAAAATGTTTGtcacatttatatattgtatCGAGTTATctggatattaaaaaaaaaaaactatctatttcagaatgaaatgtaaagaagTAACTAAAGGTTATGGACTACCAGATAAACATTTCTCAACAGCTGCAAGATGCCCGCACTGCTGCCTAGAATGGAAAAAAGGAACTAATATCAAAGTAGATATTTCAATAATTTGCAGTACATTTAACAAAGTAGTTTTTTCCATGCCAATGACCACTATGACTACCTTTTTTGTctttgtgtttgtttgtaattCCCAAAAATAGATATGAAGAAAAGacaagaaaacatttttttttattgcttagatgggtggacgagctcacagcccacctggtgttaagtggatactggagcccgtagacatctacaacgtaaatgcactatccaccttcagatataagttttaaggtctcagtatagttacaacagctgacccacccttcaaaccgaaacgcattactgcttcacagcacaTGTGTAAACTAAACTACCATGTGATTTTATTACAGCTTAATCCAATAAAACTGAGTAAAAGGCAGAGGAAACGAAGAAAACATTTAAAGGATAGAACTAAAAAGGGGAAAACACAAGCACAAAACTCTTTGCTGCAAATGAATGAAATGGTaagtttaacaaaaatataatatttgtaagTAAGTTCACGTTTATTCTTCAAACATTACATTCTTCGTTTTAGAGATCAAAGTGAGTCTTATGTTCTGTACATCATAAAAAGTACATTAATTTTCAGAATTTTCTGAACTTTGTAAAAAGCTAGAATttgatataattatatatgCTAGGCTTGCATAAGTGCCtgattaattgtattagtttaTCAAATCCACTTTATTACGATCATGCAGAAATGCAGCTTCATTTCTTGTAGTATATGGTATAAGTATGTTGGTAGTGTACACTATATATAATGATAATGATCTAATTTTCATATAGCAAGCCAGTTGTTGGGTTTAAATTGGGTTTATATTATTAGTGTATAGACTCTATAGACTTTTGATTCTAAAATAATTGATACTTGTTAATATATGGAACTATATGCAATAAGGGTTCTAATATTTTTGTGTAGTTCTACATAGGATCAAGTGacttttactttattttcaCCTAATATTATTTGAAGGCAAGTGTATCATATTAagttgtgaaataaaaaaacagtgagATACTACAATGAATTTTGCTAATCAAgataaaagagaaaataaataataacatttcattttgctaatataaacaataaaacacactatgtttttatttaaaggaTAAATTCTGGTACAAatatttgcttttgttttttcagGAAAAGATATGCATGTTTTGCAAGAAAAGTGTTAAAACACAAATCCTTAAA
The sequence above is drawn from the Bombyx mori chromosome 26, ASM3026992v2 genome and encodes:
- the LOC101741249 gene encoding uncharacterized protein LOC101741249, with the protein product MTETKIAFLYKIASSLPSNISNNLQNVLKSYYLMKCKEVTKGYGLPDKHFSTAARCPHCCLEWKKGTNIKLNPIKLSKRQRKRRKHLKDRTKKGKTQAQNSLLQMNEMEKICMFCKKSVKTQILKPDRIKPKAIMENNMKNSINNRSIEKKEIGSNKAKPTKQVNDRISQNINIYSNTIEVFKLNNKNNTLASQVKEPPKIINNNKKRKDKYAGLCKMAVLAAAKLKEEKQKQHNSKLNLFLKPSL